The Methanosarcina barkeri str. Wiesmoor DNA segment TTTTGCATCTTTATCTTCTTCGTTTTCACTTTCAGGAGAAGACTTAGTCTGTATGTCTTGAGAATTGGATTCCACATCATCTGCTTTGTTGATTTTGGTTGAAGATTCGATAGTCTCCCCGGTTATCGCAAATGAAGAGAAACCGGAGGTTTTTGCTTCAAAATAAAAATATTCATCTCCTTCACGTACTCTGGCGCTTGAAAGTGAGTTCCATGTATCATCTACAAAGTGTTGAAGAGCGATTGAATCCACATCAATGTTGTTTTCTTTGACCCATGATTTACTTACCCTGAAACCTACAACTGAATTGTCAATATTTTCCTGGGTTGCAAAACCTCCGTTTCCTACCCAAATATTCAGGTAATGATAAATATTTCCTTCAGGTTCGGTTGTAGTTAGCGTTGATTTTTCTTTCAGTTCTTCAACAATAGTGGTGATTTTTCCTGCACTCTTTTTAGCATCAAATTCTACATAAGTAACTGGAGTAGCTTCCTCAGGAAACTTAAATTCAATATGATTTCCATTTGTAACGAACTGTTGGGAAAGTTCCTTGTTCTTAACATTACTAGCAGGTTCGGGAGAACCTCCACCTCCACCAGAAGACGAGCCATGGGAAGAGCCACCAGAGACACCAGAGTCATCAGAGCCGTCAGAGCCGTCAGAGCCGTCAGAGCCGTCAGAACCATCAGAGCCATCAGAGACACCAGAGACACCAGAGCTCCCGGAAGAATCGTTGGAAGTGAAACTAACCACATTTATATGGACCGGAACTCTTATTCCTGTCATCACTTCGGTTCCGGACGTTGGCTGAACCAAAATTTTACAGTCCACATCGGTTTCTGCAGAAGAAGGTACAGTAACTGTTACTTTTACCTCCTTGTTTTCCCCTGACTGCAGGCTGAAAGAAGAGGAGGGCATAGAGAACCAGCTTTCATATGTAGAATTATCGATATTGATCTCATAACTTGCAGTTTCACTGCCAGTATTAATCACGTATAACAGTTGTT contains these protein-coding regions:
- a CDS encoding PGF-pre-PGF domain-containing protein; the protein is MLKKIAVLMTIFLISLQAASAADIGIGVSPGKMSFELNPGAQEEQLLYVINTGSETASYEINIDNSTYESWFSMPSSSFSLQSGENKEVKVTVTVPSSAETDVDCKILVQPTSGTEVMTGIRVPVHINVVSFTSNDSSGSSGVSGVSDGSDGSDGSDGSDGSDGSDDSGVSGGSSHGSSSGGGGGSPEPASNVKNKELSQQFVTNGNHIEFKFPEEATPVTYVEFDAKKSAGKITTIVEELKEKSTLTTTEPEGNIYHYLNIWVGNGGFATQENIDNSVVGFRVSKSWVKENNIDVDSIALQHFVDDTWNSLSSARVREGDEYFYFEAKTSGFSSFAITGETIESSTKINKADDVESNSQDIQTKSSPESENEEDKDAKASPGFCTFFVGVGFTVSATILKRRGI